The Raphanus sativus cultivar WK10039 chromosome 2, ASM80110v3, whole genome shotgun sequence genome includes a region encoding these proteins:
- the LOC108840746 gene encoding protein SRC2-like yields the protein MASSHLQRAIENPTLELKVVSASGLSHVVATDKMDVYAVVSVNDETRQAAKTPIDYDGGPNPTWNHTVKFTVSEEAAREGLLTLKVELFSYLLEGKDDLYLGDVDVSVQELFASNPLPPFANGNVNKMKSLTFPVKVTGGSTNAKLSLLYRIKPVAVMGSYPLAPQHHSPSIGRPVYSHSDQTATTKLILEIVIKFARNIEDVNAFLAMDVYASVAICKDREVKDRINTPVAFSANTNPKWNQMIKFLIDEKVAQEGRSMLLVELMSHRPLLGDKEVGSIRLPIQQLLVSNPPSSSASDDANGMKLETHALTGPYGKKGVVTFAYRFLAEQVKVSTVPTPYTTSQPCIMYLPVKSRSYASSDPIQVTSSYVNVQQGGNGGCSNSLVPIYMPPQYPSHGYQQHLSWKQQPRAQPQPPPQHSDLKPLSQQPLPQSLPDTQEA from the coding sequence ATGGCTTCCTCACATTTGCAAAGAGCCATAGAGAACCCAACGCTTGAGCTCAAAGTTGTATCAGCCAGTGGCCTCAGCCATGTTGTTGCCACAGACAAGATGGACGTATACGCGGTCGTTTCAGTTAACGACGAAACAAGACAAGCGGCCAAAACACCCATCGACTACGATGGTGGTCCAAATCCGACGTGGAACCACACCGTGAAGTTTACCGTCAGCGAAGAAGCAGCCCGTGAAGGTCTATTAACACTCAAGGTCGAGTTATTTAGCTATTTGCTCGAGGGGAAGGATGACCTTTATTTAGGAGACGTCGACGTCTCGGTTCAGGAGCTTTTCGCCTCAAACCCGCTTCCACCGTTTGCAAACGGTAACGTCAATAAAATGAAGTCGTTGACTTTCCCTGTCAAAGTCACAGGAGGAAGTACCAACGCAAAGTTGAGCCTCTTGTACCGGATTAAACCAGTAGCGGTTATGGGTTCATATCCTCTGGCGCCTCAGCATCATTCTCCATCGATTGGTCGACCGGTTTATTCACACTCGGATCAAACCGCTACGACTAAACTGATCCTAGAGATTGTGATCAAATTCGCCAGAAACATCGAAGATGTCAACGCCTTTTTGGCTATGGACGTATATGCTTCTGTTGCAATCTGTAAGGATAGAGAAGTTAAGGATAGGATCAATACCCCTGTGGCTTTCTCCGCCAATACAAACCCTAAGTGGAATCAGATGATTAAGTTTTTAATCGATGAAAAAGTAGCTCAAGAAGGGCGTTCGATGCTCCTCGTGGAGTTGATGAGCCACAGACCTTTACTTGGTGACAAGGAAGTAGGATCTATCAGACTTCCGATTCAACAACTGTTAGTCTCAAATCCACCTTCATCATCAGCCAGTGATGATGCTAACGGTATGAAGTTGGAGACGCATGCTTTGACCGGTCCTTACGGGAAGAAAGGTGTCGTGACCTTCGCGTATAGGTTTCTTGCAGAACAAGTTAAAGTTTCAACGGTTCCAACACCATATACAACATCCCAACCATGTATTATGTATCTACCGGTTAAGTCTCGTTCATACGCTTCGTCTGATCCGATTCAGGTGACCTCTAGCTATGTTAATGTTCAACAAGGTGGAAATGGTGGGTGTAGCAACAGTTTAGTACCAATATATATGCCGCCACAATATCCATCACATGGATATCAACAACATTTATCATGGAAACAGCAACCTCGAGCGCAACCGCAGCCACCACCACAACATTCGGATCTTAAACCACTGTCTCAACAGCCACTCCCTCAGTCACTACCCGATACACAAGAAGCATAG